Within the Urocitellus parryii isolate mUroPar1 unplaced genomic scaffold, mUroPar1.hap1 Scaffold_35, whole genome shotgun sequence genome, the region TCTGGCTGGTGGCTGTCCCGTACTGAAGGGTTAAGAACAAACTTTACTCACAGCAGGGGTGTTTGGAAAGTTCTGAAAGGGTGGGCCTGGATGacctcctggccctgcccaggACCTCTCGGGGTCTTTCCCTGCAGTGTCTCCAGGAGGGAAGACAGATTCCCACCTGTGGCTCAGGGTTCCCAGAAAGAGGGTCCCCATACAGAAGCAGAACTTGCTGGTCTCTGATGGCCTGAATGGGCTCAGCATCCATCTTGCCATATTCTGTAGGTCAGGGAAGTACAGGAGTCCAGCTACATTCAGGGAGGGGCCATAGACCCCACCTCTCAGTGGAAGGACAGCCAAAGATCATGTGGCCTTCCTGGATGGGCCACTCCTAGGGCAGACTCATTAGAGCTCAGGTCTCATGAGAACCCCAGTGTGTTCCCTCCCTTCTTACACCTCCTGCTTTGTTCTGCTGCTCTGAAGGCCTCTGACATGGAGGTGGCAGTAGAATTTGAAAAAGAGGAGCTGGTGCCCTGCCGACCAGTACCTGACTGTCCCTGGGCAGAGGTAAACATGCAGAGAGCCACATCCACCAGAATGTTGATTGGCATCTCTGTTTGAGTCCTTTGAATGGGTGCCTGGCCCTTCAGTGCCCTTTCTGTAATTCCTGGCCCCTGAGGGGCCCCAGATGGTGTTGGGGTGTGGTGTTTCAGCTACTTATTTAAATTAGACCTTGGTCCAGAGGCTCTAAGTGGATACTGTTCATCCCAGAGCTGTTGGAGCATCAGGAGGCTCATCTTTACAGATATGCCAACTGGGGACCAGAGCTAGGAAGGTACTGTGTGTATAGTTGGGGTAGGCCTAGAACTTAGGTCACTGCAGCTGTCCCCATGGTCTGGTCACCTGGGCCAGGGTCTAGGCGGGAGGTGAGGACATACACTGCTGTGGGACCTGGGCCATCAATCCATCACCACCTCTGGCTATCCTGAGATGCTGAGCATGTTATtcagcttctctgagcctcattttcctcatctgtaaaatgaatgtgattcaaCCTACTACCACATGCCGGAGGAAAGTAATATGCCCCAACTTGATGTGGGTTCCCCAAAATGTTGGTTGGAACTGAAAACATGATGAATGGAATGGAGAGAGAATAAGAACTGATCCGTGGAGAGAAACATAGATTCACTTGGACATGATTTGGGGGAAGCAGGAGTGAATTCCAGAGCAACTCTTGCTCCCTCCTGGGCTGGCCCCTGGGTAGAGAGTTCTCTGAAACATAGTCTGGAGGTAACAAATAGCTCCGAGCCTCAGCTGCATGCCTCTGGCAGGTGGCTTTTCCCCTCTGTGGTCCTCACTTCCACTTGCTTGGCATGCCCTGGCTGGCTGTCTCTGGAGCCTCTTCCAGGATGGAGAATCTAACCACCTCTGTAAACTGTGATGTGCTGAAACGCAACTTCAGCTCAGATCCTGCAGTGCCTCACTGgagccagccagggaggtaaGAGAGGACCAGGGGCATGGCTAAGGACACCATCTGCCTGGGAGTTAGTTACTGAGGAGGGTGTTTATCTGGGAGGGTGTGCCTGGTTCCTTGGTCAGAGCCATTTCCTGGCATTGCAGCCTCTCTGTTCtgtggggctgggtggggctctGGGGGCTCCTGAATCCCTAGCTCAGCCTAGGTTGACAGAGGCCCCTCCCTGGAATGGCAGTGATGGAACCCCTACCCTGCACAGGACTGGAACTATTACAAGCTGTGCTGGAACCTCGCTGATTTTGGCAACATCACCTCCCTATGGGTCCCTTCAGAGATGATGTGTATCCCTGACATTGTCCTTTACAACAAGTAGGAAGCCATGGAGCCCTGAGAAGACCACCAGGAGGGACGGTAAAGGGCACTTGGAGGGCTTCATCATTTCCCACTTAATGCTTAGCAGAGGACACCCTCCTCtgtattcttttattcctttcattctGTTCTCTCCCTCCTACACACCAACATTTACTGGGTACTGAAGACGTATTCATTTGTATCACGGTGATAGTGGGACAGATTTGCCAACTCTGAGTATCCTTTGGAAAATGTGGTTCAGGCTTTCTAAAAATAACTAAGAGTTGAAATTTTAGAGATGGCAATATTGTCTGACCAGGTAAGTGACATCCTATAGTAGTACCTTTGAAGAACAAACTCACTAGGTATGTTTTATCTTTAATCATGATTTCTTATACTTGCCTTGGATTCAACACCCAAAGGATCAATCTCACCCTAACAACTAGAAGCTAACAGAAGCTGgagggcggggggtggggggcagggggaggagtcTATAGAGAATCCCAGTGggcaaaaatcaatgaattaagATACTTTTTGATAGGAGAAatagaaatctgtatttttattagtatgtttgGTATCAGGCAATTCTTCATTGAGAAGTTAAGaagttcaaatttaaaagaaggtGTTATAATGGTCTAaaaccattttctaaagcagGTTGCTTTAAGATATTAAGATATCAATAGCTATGACAAGGTTCTGTGGTCATGGTTTTGTATCACACTGTATGTCTGTCATCCCCTGCCAAGGGCTTTGGAAGCCAGCAGAGCACAATAGTGTTTTAAATGCTGTTTTAAGTCTTGCAGCAAAGAAACCAGCTTACCCAGCACTTCCCAATCCCTCGAACCCTACCTtggaaatgatatttttgaataataaaacaTAGAGAGAGAGTCCATTTTTAGACTTCTAGAGAGGTCAGTGTTTCTTACACCAGTTCCTTACACTGTCTGGTCCTAGGCAGGCCAAGCGCCCTCTCACCTAAGACGTCTTGGTAAACACACACTTGCCACTGGGTGACCTGGCAGGTCTGACACTGCAGGTACCTGTGTTTGCTGACTCACACCCCCATCCCATTGCTCTGTACCCAGAAGCTGGCACCCAGGAACATTCTAGTTTCTGCTTCCTGAGCATTTGGCAGAGATATGAGCAAAGTCCTAGGGTCAGATACAACTTCACATTTCAGGATTGTCAATAAAGCCATGGCCACTAAGAGGATTTTCACAAGAAAAGTCCAGTCAAACTTCCGTAGACATATAAAGAAACATCTGCTCCACCCAGGCACTGCACTATGGCCAATCAATAGAACTGTTCCTTCAACCAAATGGGTGCATGTTGCCATCTAGTGGCAACTATGTGAAATGAccaaaatgcctttaatttctttttctttttttctttttgactttttgCCTGAAGTATTTGTTACTCTCTTTCAAAATTCCTGTTTCCAGCCAGTCTGTCTCTCTACCATGGAACTACTCCATGGGAAACTCCCTTGTATTCTGATGCCCTGGACTTTAGGACAGACTGTAGGAAGCTAAGGGGGAGTTGAAAAAGTCCCATCTGACTGGTCACCATTATTCCAGTGTCCCCATAGTCCTTGTGGGTCTTTGGATTCTCATTCCCATGAAGTCCCCAACCTCATCTACCACAGTCCCTATGATGCCCACCTGGTGGCCCCTGTGAGCACTGTTAAGGTTTTCCTTGGCCCCAGCTATTTCTTGTTCCTGCAGGGCCCTCTGCTGTtgtgctccctcccctcccttggcTGAGTCCTCCCTGAGCACTCCAGCCAGCCTCCTGTTGGTGGCAAGCTGCCTCCTAGGGGGCCCTAGTGGTTGAGGTTAGATGCATGGACTCCAGGAAGTTTCCTCACTAGCCAAAATCTTAGGTCTCTTGAGCAAAGAACAAAAGATCCAAGTGGAAAAGTCATGATCTTCTACCTAAGAGGCTGCTTGCTCACTGTGTGCTAGGAAAGTACAGTTCAAAATTATCACTCTtaaatattaaaggaataaaacagGCAATGGAACTGCATACACCCTGTGACCTCAAATATGCAAATCCATCAGAAACATTGTCTGCGTGACAGTAGAATAGACATGTATAATATCACAATGTTAATagtgggtattttaaaaattcttggtaaATTTCAGTGTTCTTCAAAACTCCACCTTTTGCAATTAAAACAAtgttatatgaaaagaaaactcaagtATATTCATCTTCTGGGGAAATTTTATACCCTTGCAAAAGATGGGACACTTGGCCAGCTGAAAACTGCCTTGTTCAGGTTGCTCTCTGCAGCAGTCTGGGTGGGTCAGGGGGGGTGTGCAGAGCCCCCAGCTGGTCTTCTCTCCGAAATGCAGATGGGGAGTTTTCAGTGACCCACATGACCAAAATGCACCTCTTCTCCACTGGCACTGTGCACTggttgccccccccccccatttacaAGAGCTCCTGCAGCATTGACATCACCTTCTTCCCCTTCGATCAGCAGAATTGTAAGATGAAGTCTGGCTCCTGGACCTATGACAAGGCCAAGATTGACCTGGAGCTGATGGAGCAGACGGTGGACCTGAAGGGCTATTGGGAGAGTGGTGAGTGGGCCATCATCAATAACACGGGCACCTACAACAGCAAGAAATATGACTGCTGTGCCGAGATCTACCCTGACGTCACCTATGCCTTTGTCATCCGCCGGCTGCCGCTCTTCTACACCATCAACCTCATCATCCCCTGCCTGCTCATCTCCTGCCTCACCATGCTGGTCTTCTACCTGCCCTCCTACTGTGGCGAGAAGATCACGCTGTGCATCTCCGTGCTGCTCTCACTGACCATCTTCCTGCTGCTCATCACTGAGATCATCCCGTCCACCTCGCTGGTCATCCCGCTCATCGGCGAGTACCTGCTCTTCACCGTGATCTTGGTCACCGTCTCCATCATCATCACCGTCTTCATGCTCAACGTGCACCACCACTCCCCCAGCACCCATGAAAGATCCGTGAAAACTCTGAGAGGATTTAGCAGGAAAAAAACTGTGCCTTGTCATATTTATATCACAGTTCCTTTATGGTATCTTTATACCTTGTTCTTTATATGTCCATCTCCTTCAGCTAGACCATAAATTACTTGAAAGGAAGAACCATGATTCTCACCCCCACCTCGAGTGTGTAGCATCAAAGTGACCCTGGTGTCCAGCATGGTTCAGGCAATCCTAAGTGTTTTCTGATGAACTGCTCATAGATAGAAACAGATAAATGAACAGACAGGCATCAAAACCAAAAGTGGTTCACTTTACAACTGTGTGAATGCACAAGAATCTGAAATAATATCTACCAAATATTTATTCCCCCTTCACTCCAGTGTAGGGATACAAGTAATGGGCTGGGGAATGGAAGACAGGTCTGTAATTCTCGGCTCACCTGACTGTCATCTCACTGAACTGTGAGTTCCAGAGGGAGAGTAGTGCCTTATTTGTCCAGTGCAAAGAAAATGCGAGTTCTCTTCCTTCTCCGTTACCAGTGAATCAGTCTATTCCCAGCTCTTACACTAACCAGCTGTGTTAATTGTGGCTGGAAAAGTGGAAAAGTCTCATCTCTCTGGACTTGAAATGAGACAATATGACTAAATGACCTCCTAGATCTTTCAATACTAACACTTGATgcatccattctctctctctctctctctctctctctctctctctctctctctcacacacacacacacacacacacacacatatacacagacacacacacacacacacacacacacacagtctcaacCATTTCATGCATTGTTGAGAAGGATTCTGGTAAAGAAGCAACTACTCTAACATGGAGTTTTGCACAGAATTCCCCAATACATGACAAAGCACTGTGGACATCAGCTGGTGAAACACATATCTGAAATTGGATATGTACATATATCATGGGAGTCTATGGAAAGAATGATGAAACAATTGGTTATGAACTTATAATTATCTAATAACTTGGTTTTTACTTGGAGGAAAATGCTCGATTTCTCCTAAAATTTGTCtccttgaaaatttctttttcatttatttattttttaaaaaatttaaaaaatttttaaaatttcttacatacatgacaatagcggaatgcattacattcataattatccattcacagcacagtTTTTCGTTAACTTTCTATGGCAGAAATTCAGTCATATATTTTGCTAACAATAAATTGTACTCTTGAAAACATCAGTCTGTGAATGGAAAATTCTTG harbors:
- the LOC144251995 gene encoding LOW QUALITY PROTEIN: neuronal acetylcholine receptor subunit alpha-2-like (The sequence of the model RefSeq protein was modified relative to this genomic sequence to represent the inferred CDS: substituted 1 base at 1 genomic stop codon), translated to MPPLLFHATALAQRSPHTQAEDRLFKYLFRGYNRXAWLVPNTSDVVIVGFGLSIAQLIDVDKKNQMMTTNVWLRQDWNYYKLCWNLADFGNITSLWVPSEMMCIPDIVLYNNWSSLRNADGEFSVTHMTKMHLFSTGTVHWLPPPPIYKSSCSIDITFFPFDQQNCKMKSGSWTYDKAKIDLELMEQTVDLKGYWESGEWAIINNTGTYNSKKYDCCAEIYPDVTYAFVIRRLPLFYTINLIIPCLLISCLTMLVFYLPSYCGEKITLCISVLLSLTIFLLLITEIIPSTSLVIPLIGEYLLFTVILVTVSIIITVFMLNVHHHSPSTHERSVKTLRGFSRKKTVPCHIYITVPLWFSLVLDPMPDLSSREDDQSPGQPLTSKHYCQGSCCNLAFHTPGDWPTYFPVAKTSLGTGLLSPFLHPPQLHLH